The Caldisalinibacter kiritimatiensis DNA window GGCAGGAATTATTGAAGTAGAAGTTAGTAAAAGTGATAACAACAAAGTAAAAGAAGTACGAGCAAACATCGGAAAACCTATATATGGAAATGGATTGTTACCACAGCTAGATAATGAAAGAATTTTTAAAAGTGAAATAGAAATAGAAGGAAAAACGTATCTTGTGTATACTTTATTTGTAGGATGTGTACATACAATAGTATTTGTTGAAGATTTTAATCACATTGATATAGATTTACTTGGACCGGCTATAGAAAATCATTATATTTTTCCAGCGAAGACAAATGTTGATTTTTGTAAGATAATAGACCATAATAATATACGGGTAAAAACATGGGAAATAGGTGTAGGGCAAACTTTAGCCTGTGGTACAGGAGCAGCTAGTGCTGCAGTTGTATGTCACCAAGAACATAATACTAATAAAACAGTAAATGTACATTTAGATGGAGGAGAAGTTAAAATACAATTGAAAGATGGCTTAGTTTATATGACTGGACCTGCTGAGTTTATATGCTCGGGTAAATATAATTTTCAGGGATAAAATTAAGGCGAATTGACATAAGTGTAATTTATGGTAAAATTGATTATAATAATTAGGAAGGATGTGTATTATGATACGCAGTATGACAGGTTTTGGAAAGGGTGAAAGTAAAGATAGTGTAAGGC harbors:
- the dapF gene encoding diaminopimelate epimerase; translation: MIDFYKYQGLGNDFIVFDGIKNQLPNVNELAKKVCNRNFGIGADGILVIENSQKAAIKMRIINADGSEAKMCGNGIRCFSKHVYEKKLVSSESFNVETLAGIIEVEVSKSDNNKVKEVRANIGKPIYGNGLLPQLDNERIFKSEIEIEGKTYLVYTLFVGCVHTIVFVEDFNHIDIDLLGPAIENHYIFPAKTNVDFCKIIDHNNIRVKTWEIGVGQTLACGTGAASAAVVCHQEHNTNKTVNVHLDGGEVKIQLKDGLVYMTGPAEFICSGKYNFQG